The Parus major isolate Abel chromosome 4, Parus_major1.1, whole genome shotgun sequence genome has a window encoding:
- the LOC107202990 gene encoding alcohol dehydrogenase 1-like isoform X1 — protein MATAGKVIRCRAAVAWAPSKPLSVEEVEVAPPKAGEVRIKIVATGICHSDDHVLKGSLPNVDFPVIPGHEGAGIVESIGEGVTAVKPGDKVIPLAIPQCGECSFCRNPDSNYCQKFHFSETQSLLPDKTSRFSCKGKQIHHFLWISTFAEYTVVPEYAVAKVDAAAPLDKVCLFGCGFSTGYGAAINTAKVKPGSTCAIFGLGGVGLSVVMGCKAAGASRIIAVDINNDKFAKAKELGATDCINPQDLRKPVQEVLTEMTGQGVDYSFEAIGRADTMIAALASCNMNTGVCVMIGELDSGSKISIDPMLLLTGRTWKGTVLGGWKLRDCVPKLVSSYLEKKFNSDLLITHTLPFAQVNEGFELLRAGKSIRTVLLF, from the exons GTTATCAGGTGCAGGGCTGCTGTTGCCTGGGCCCCCAGCAAACCTCTCTCTGTTGAGGAGGTGGAAGTTGCACCTCCAAAGGCAGGGGAAGTCCGGATCAAG ATTGTGGCCACAGGCATCTGTCACTCAGATGATCACGTTTTGAAAGGTTCCTTGCCTAATGTAGATTTCCCAGTTATACCAGGACATGAAGGAGCTGGGATTGTTGAAAGCATTGGAGAAGGAGTGACCGCTGTGAAACCAG GAGACAAAGTGATCCCACTTGCCATCCCTCAGTGTGGGGAATGCAGCTTCTGCCGGAATCCTGACTCCAACTACTGCCAGAAGTTCCA TTTCTCTGAAACACAAAGTCTACTGCCGGACAAGACCAGCCGCTTCTCTTGCAAAGGGAAGCAGATCCACCACTTCCTGTGGATCAGCACCTTTGCCGAATACACCGTGGTCCCAGAGTACGCCGTTGCCAAGGTCGATGCTGCGGCACCTCTGGACAAAGTCTGCTTGTTTGGCTGTGGGTTTTCAACTGGCTATGGGGCTGCCATCAACACAGCCAAG GTAAAACCAGGCTCCACCTGTGCCATCTTTGGCCTCGGAGGAGTTGGCCTCTCCGTCGTCATGGGCTGCAAGGCAGCTGGAGCTTCCCGCATCATTGCCGTGGACATCAACAACGACAAGTTCGCCAAGGccaaggagctgggagccacCGACTGCATCAACCCCCAAGACTTGAGGAAGCCCGTCCAGGAGGTGCTCACCGAGATGACCGGGCAGGGCGTGGACTACTCCTTTGAGGCCATCGGGCGTGCAGACACCATG ATTGCTGCCTTGGCTTCCTGCAATATGAACACCGGTGTCTGTGTGATGATTGGGGAACTGGATTCTGGTTCAAAAATTTCCATTGATCCCATGCTTTTGCTGACTGGGCGTACCTGGAAAGGCACTGTGCTTGGAG GCTGGAAGTTGAGGGACTGTGTCCCCAAATTAGTTTCCAGCTATTTGGAGAAGAAATTCAATTCAGACTTGCTGATCACACACACGCTGCCATTCGCTCAAGTGAACGAGGGATTTGAGTTGCTACGTGCCGGAAAAAG TATCCGCACTGTCCTGCTCTTCTGA
- the LOC107202990 gene encoding alcohol dehydrogenase 1-like isoform X3 — translation MATAGKVIRCRAAVAWAPSKPLSVEEVEVAPPKAGEVRIKLVATGICQTDDHLLQGCFPSAEFPVIPGHEGAGIVESVGEGVTSMKPGDKVMPLCIPQCGECSFCRNPDSNYCQKSHFSETQSLLPDKTSRFSCKGKQIHHFLWISTFAEYTVVPEYAVAKVDAAAPLDKVCLFGCGFSTGYGAAINTAKVKPGSTCAIFGLGGVGLSVVMGCKAAGASRIIAVDINNDKFAKAKELGATDCINPQDLRKPVQEVLTEMTGQGVDYSFEAIGRADTMIAALASCNMNTGVCVMIGELDSGSKISIDPMLLLTGRTWKGTVLGGWKLRDCVPKLVSSYLEKKFNSDLLITHTLPFAQVNEGFELLRAGKSIRTVLLF, via the exons GTTATCAGGTGCAGGGCTGCTGTTGCCTGGGCCCCCAGCAAACCTCTCTCTGTTGAGGAGGTGGAAGTTGCACCTCCAAAGGCAGGGGAAGTCCGGATCAAG CTTGTGGCCACAGGCATCTGTCAGACAGATGATCACCTTCTGCAAGGCTGCTTTCCCAGTGCAGAATTCCCAGTTATACCTGGCCATGAAGGAGCTGGAATTGTGGAAAGTGTTGGGGAAGGAGTGACCTCTATGAAACCAG GTGATAAAGTCATGCCACTTTGCATCCCTCAGTGTGGGGAATGCAGCTTCTGCCGGAATCCTGACTCCAACTACTGCCAGAAGTCCCA TTTCTCTGAAACACAAAGTCTACTGCCGGACAAGACCAGCCGCTTCTCTTGCAAAGGGAAGCAGATCCACCACTTCCTGTGGATCAGCACCTTTGCCGAATACACCGTGGTCCCAGAGTACGCCGTTGCCAAGGTCGATGCTGCGGCACCTCTGGACAAAGTCTGCTTGTTTGGCTGTGGGTTTTCAACTGGCTATGGGGCTGCCATCAACACAGCCAAG GTAAAACCAGGCTCCACCTGTGCCATCTTTGGCCTCGGAGGAGTTGGCCTCTCCGTCGTCATGGGCTGCAAGGCAGCTGGAGCTTCCCGCATCATTGCCGTGGACATCAACAACGACAAGTTCGCCAAGGccaaggagctgggagccacCGACTGCATCAACCCCCAAGACTTGAGGAAGCCCGTCCAGGAGGTGCTCACCGAGATGACCGGGCAGGGCGTGGACTACTCCTTTGAGGCCATCGGGCGTGCAGACACCATG ATTGCTGCCTTGGCTTCCTGCAATATGAACACCGGTGTCTGTGTGATGATTGGGGAACTGGATTCTGGTTCAAAAATTTCCATTGATCCCATGCTTTTGCTGACTGGGCGTACCTGGAAAGGCACTGTGCTTGGAG GCTGGAAGTTGAGGGACTGTGTCCCCAAATTAGTTTCCAGCTATTTGGAGAAGAAATTCAATTCAGACTTGCTGATCACACACACGCTGCCATTCGCTCAAGTGAACGAGGGATTTGAGTTGCTACGTGCCGGAAAAAG TATCCGCACTGTCCTGCTCTTCTGA
- the LOC107202990 gene encoding alcohol dehydrogenase 1-like isoform X2 — protein sequence MATAGKVIRCRAAVAWAPREPLSVEEVEVAPPKAGEVRIKIVATGICHSDDHVLKGSLPNVDFPVIPGHEGAGIVESIGEGVTAVKPGDKVIPLAIPQCGECSFCRNPDSNYCQKFHFSETQSLLPDKTSRFSCKGKQIHHFLWISTFAEYTVVPEYAVAKVDAAAPLDKVCLFGCGFSTGYGAAINTAKVKPGSTCAIFGLGGVGLSVVMGCKAAGASRIIAVDINNDKFAKAKELGATDCINPQDLRKPVQEVLTEMTGQGVDYSFEAIGRADTMIAALASCNMNTGVCVMIGELDSGSKISIDPMLLLTGRTWKGTVLGGWKLRDCVPKLVSSYLEKKFNSDLLITHTLPFAQVNEGFELLRAGKSIRTVLLF from the exons GTTATCAGGTGCAGGGCTGCTGTTGCTTGGGCCCCCAGAGAACCACTCTCTGTTGAAGAGGTGGAAGTTGCACCCCCAAAGGCAGGGGAAGTCCGGATCaag ATTGTGGCCACAGGCATCTGTCACTCAGATGATCACGTTTTGAAAGGTTCCTTGCCTAATGTAGATTTCCCAGTTATACCAGGACATGAAGGAGCTGGGATTGTTGAAAGCATTGGAGAAGGAGTGACCGCTGTGAAACCAG GAGACAAAGTGATCCCACTTGCCATCCCTCAGTGTGGGGAATGCAGCTTCTGCCGGAATCCTGACTCCAACTACTGCCAGAAGTTCCA TTTCTCTGAAACACAAAGTCTACTGCCGGACAAGACCAGCCGCTTCTCTTGCAAAGGGAAGCAGATCCACCACTTCCTGTGGATCAGCACCTTTGCCGAATACACCGTGGTCCCAGAGTACGCCGTTGCCAAGGTCGATGCTGCGGCACCTCTGGACAAAGTCTGCTTGTTTGGCTGTGGGTTTTCAACTGGCTATGGGGCTGCCATCAACACAGCCAAG GTAAAACCAGGCTCCACCTGTGCCATCTTTGGCCTCGGAGGAGTTGGCCTCTCCGTCGTCATGGGCTGCAAGGCAGCTGGAGCTTCCCGCATCATTGCCGTGGACATCAACAACGACAAGTTCGCCAAGGccaaggagctgggagccacCGACTGCATCAACCCCCAAGACTTGAGGAAGCCCGTCCAGGAGGTGCTCACCGAGATGACCGGGCAGGGCGTGGACTACTCCTTTGAGGCCATCGGGCGTGCAGACACCATG ATTGCTGCCTTGGCTTCCTGCAATATGAACACCGGTGTCTGTGTGATGATTGGGGAACTGGATTCTGGTTCAAAAATTTCCATTGATCCCATGCTTTTGCTGACTGGGCGTACCTGGAAAGGCACTGTGCTTGGAG GCTGGAAGTTGAGGGACTGTGTCCCCAAATTAGTTTCCAGCTATTTGGAGAAGAAATTCAATTCAGACTTGCTGATCACACACACGCTGCCATTCGCTCAAGTGAACGAGGGATTTGAGTTGCTACGTGCCGGAAAAAG TATCCGCACTGTCCTGCTCTTCTGA
- the LOC107202990 gene encoding alcohol dehydrogenase 1-like isoform X6: MATAGKVIRCRAAVAWAPSKPLSVEEVEVAPPKAGEVRIKIVATGICHSDDHVLKGSLPNVDFPVIPGHEGAGIVESIGEGVTAVKPGDKVMPLCIPQCGECSFCRNPDSNYCQKSHFSETQSLLPDKTSRFSCKGKQIHHFLWISTFAEYTVVPEYAVAKVDAAAPLDKVCLFGCGFSTGYGAAINTAKVKPGSTCAIFGLGGVGLSVVMGCKAAGASRIIAVDINNDKFAKAKELGATDCINPQDLRKPVQEVLTEMTGQGVDYSFEAIGRADTMIAALASCNMNTGVCVMIGELDSGSKISIDPMLLLTGRTWKGTVLGGWKLRDCVPKLVSSYLEKKFNSDLLITHTLPFAQVNEGFELLRAGKSIRTVLLF; the protein is encoded by the exons GTTATCAGGTGCAGGGCTGCTGTTGCCTGGGCCCCCAGCAAACCTCTCTCTGTTGAGGAGGTGGAAGTTGCACCTCCAAAGGCAGGGGAAGTCCGGATCAAG ATTGTGGCCACAGGCATCTGTCACTCAGATGATCACGTTTTGAAAGGTTCCTTGCCTAATGTAGATTTCCCAGTTATACCAGGACATGAAGGAGCTGGGATTGTTGAAAGCATTGGAGAAGGAGTGACCGCTGTGAAACCAG GTGATAAAGTCATGCCACTTTGCATCCCTCAGTGTGGGGAATGCAGCTTCTGCCGGAATCCTGACTCCAACTACTGCCAGAAGTCCCA TTTCTCTGAAACACAAAGTCTACTGCCGGACAAGACCAGCCGCTTCTCTTGCAAAGGGAAGCAGATCCACCACTTCCTGTGGATCAGCACCTTTGCCGAATACACCGTGGTCCCAGAGTACGCCGTTGCCAAGGTCGATGCTGCGGCACCTCTGGACAAAGTCTGCTTGTTTGGCTGTGGGTTTTCAACTGGCTATGGGGCTGCCATCAACACAGCCAAG GTAAAACCAGGCTCCACCTGTGCCATCTTTGGCCTCGGAGGAGTTGGCCTCTCCGTCGTCATGGGCTGCAAGGCAGCTGGAGCTTCCCGCATCATTGCCGTGGACATCAACAACGACAAGTTCGCCAAGGccaaggagctgggagccacCGACTGCATCAACCCCCAAGACTTGAGGAAGCCCGTCCAGGAGGTGCTCACCGAGATGACCGGGCAGGGCGTGGACTACTCCTTTGAGGCCATCGGGCGTGCAGACACCATG ATTGCTGCCTTGGCTTCCTGCAATATGAACACCGGTGTCTGTGTGATGATTGGGGAACTGGATTCTGGTTCAAAAATTTCCATTGATCCCATGCTTTTGCTGACTGGGCGTACCTGGAAAGGCACTGTGCTTGGAG GCTGGAAGTTGAGGGACTGTGTCCCCAAATTAGTTTCCAGCTATTTGGAGAAGAAATTCAATTCAGACTTGCTGATCACACACACGCTGCCATTCGCTCAAGTGAACGAGGGATTTGAGTTGCTACGTGCCGGAAAAAG TATCCGCACTGTCCTGCTCTTCTGA
- the LOC107202990 gene encoding alcohol dehydrogenase 1-like isoform X4, translated as MATAGKVIRCRAAVAWAPSKPLSVEEVEVAPPKAGEVRIKIVATGICHSDDHVLKGSLPNVDFPVIPGHEGAGIVESIGEGVTAVKPGDKVIPLAIPQCGECSFCRNPDSNYCQKFHFSEPQNLLPDKTSRFSCKGKRIHHFLWISTFAEYTVVPEYAVAKIDAAAPLDKICMLGCGFSTGYGAAINTAKVKPGSTCAIFGLGGVGLSVVMGCKAAGASRIIAVDINNDKFAKAKELGATDCINPQDLRKPVQEVLTEMTGQGVDYSFEAIGRADTMIAALASCNMNTGVCVMIGELDSGSKISIDPMLLLTGRTWKGTVLGGWKLRDCVPKLVSSYLEKKFNSDLLITHTLPFAQVNEGFELLRAGKSIRTVLLF; from the exons GTTATCAGGTGCAGGGCTGCTGTTGCCTGGGCCCCCAGCAAACCTCTCTCTGTTGAGGAGGTGGAAGTTGCACCTCCAAAGGCAGGGGAAGTCCGGATCAAG ATTGTGGCCACAGGCATCTGTCACTCAGATGATCACGTTTTGAAAGGTTCCTTGCCTAATGTAGATTTCCCAGTTATACCAGGACATGAAGGAGCTGGGATTGTTGAAAGCATTGGAGAAGGAGTGACCGCTGTGAAACCAG GAGACAAAGTGATCCCACTTGCCATCCCTCAGTGTGGGGAATGCAGCTTCTGCCGGAATCCTGACTCCAACTACTGCCAGAAGTTCCA TTTCTCTGAACCACAAAATCTGCTGCCAGACAAGACCAGCCGCTTCTCTTGCAAAGGGAAGCGGATCCACCACTTCCTGTGGATCAGCACCTTTGCTGAATACACCGTGGTCCCAGAGTACGCCGTTGCCAAGATCGATGCTGCGGCACCTCTGGACAAAATCTGCATGCTTGGCTGTGG GTTTTCAACTGGCTATGGGGCTGCCATCAACACAGCCAAG GTAAAACCAGGCTCCACCTGTGCCATCTTTGGCCTCGGAGGAGTTGGCCTCTCCGTCGTCATGGGCTGCAAGGCAGCTGGAGCTTCCCGCATCATTGCCGTGGACATCAACAACGACAAGTTCGCCAAGGccaaggagctgggagccacCGACTGCATCAACCCCCAAGACTTGAGGAAGCCCGTCCAGGAGGTGCTCACCGAGATGACCGGGCAGGGCGTGGACTACTCCTTTGAGGCCATCGGGCGTGCAGACACCATG ATTGCTGCCTTGGCTTCCTGCAATATGAACACCGGTGTCTGTGTGATGATTGGGGAACTGGATTCTGGTTCAAAAATTTCCATTGATCCCATGCTTTTGCTGACTGGGCGTACCTGGAAAGGCACTGTGCTTGGAG GCTGGAAGTTGAGGGACTGTGTCCCCAAATTAGTTTCCAGCTATTTGGAGAAGAAATTCAATTCAGACTTGCTGATCACACACACGCTGCCATTCGCTCAAGTGAACGAGGGATTTGAGTTGCTACGTGCCGGAAAAAG TATCCGCACTGTCCTGCTCTTCTGA
- the LOC107202990 gene encoding alcohol dehydrogenase 1-like isoform X5 — protein MATAGKVIRCRAAVAWAPREPLSVEEVEVAPPKAGEVRIKLVATGICQTDDHLLQGCFPSAEFPVIPGHEGAGIVESVGEGVTSMKPGDKVMPLCIPQCGECSFCRNPDSNYCQKSHFSETQSLLPDKTSRFSCKGKQIHHFLWISTFAEYTVVPEYAVAKVDAAAPLDKVCLFGCGFSTGYGAAINTAKVKPGSTCAIFGLGGVGLSVVMGCKAAGASRIIAVDINNDKFAKAKELGATDCINPQDLRKPVQEVLTEMTGQGVDYSFEAIGRADTMIAALASCNMNTGVCVMIGELDSGSKISIDPMLLLTGRTWKGTVLGGWKLRDCVPKLVSSYLEKKFNSDLLITHTLPFAQVNEGFELLRAGKSIRTVLLF, from the exons GTTATCAGGTGCAGGGCTGCTGTTGCTTGGGCCCCCAGAGAACCACTCTCTGTTGAAGAGGTGGAAGTTGCACCCCCAAAGGCAGGGGAAGTCCGGATCaag CTTGTGGCCACAGGCATCTGTCAGACAGATGATCACCTTCTGCAAGGCTGCTTTCCCAGTGCAGAATTCCCAGTTATACCTGGCCATGAAGGAGCTGGAATTGTGGAAAGTGTTGGGGAAGGAGTGACCTCTATGAAACCAG GTGATAAAGTCATGCCACTTTGCATCCCTCAGTGTGGGGAATGCAGCTTCTGCCGGAATCCTGACTCCAACTACTGCCAGAAGTCCCA TTTCTCTGAAACACAAAGTCTACTGCCGGACAAGACCAGCCGCTTCTCTTGCAAAGGGAAGCAGATCCACCACTTCCTGTGGATCAGCACCTTTGCCGAATACACCGTGGTCCCAGAGTACGCCGTTGCCAAGGTCGATGCTGCGGCACCTCTGGACAAAGTCTGCTTGTTTGGCTGTGGGTTTTCAACTGGCTATGGGGCTGCCATCAACACAGCCAAG GTAAAACCAGGCTCCACCTGTGCCATCTTTGGCCTCGGAGGAGTTGGCCTCTCCGTCGTCATGGGCTGCAAGGCAGCTGGAGCTTCCCGCATCATTGCCGTGGACATCAACAACGACAAGTTCGCCAAGGccaaggagctgggagccacCGACTGCATCAACCCCCAAGACTTGAGGAAGCCCGTCCAGGAGGTGCTCACCGAGATGACCGGGCAGGGCGTGGACTACTCCTTTGAGGCCATCGGGCGTGCAGACACCATG ATTGCTGCCTTGGCTTCCTGCAATATGAACACCGGTGTCTGTGTGATGATTGGGGAACTGGATTCTGGTTCAAAAATTTCCATTGATCCCATGCTTTTGCTGACTGGGCGTACCTGGAAAGGCACTGTGCTTGGAG GCTGGAAGTTGAGGGACTGTGTCCCCAAATTAGTTTCCAGCTATTTGGAGAAGAAATTCAATTCAGACTTGCTGATCACACACACGCTGCCATTCGCTCAAGTGAACGAGGGATTTGAGTTGCTACGTGCCGGAAAAAG TATCCGCACTGTCCTGCTCTTCTGA